In Paenibacillus hexagrammi, the following are encoded in one genomic region:
- a CDS encoding HPr family phosphocarrier protein, which translates to MSRRPVVVKLRTGLHARPAALFVQEANKFSSEIFVEKDEKKVNAKSIMGIMSLAISTGTEVFISAEGSDAEQAVNALVTLVSKEELENQ; encoded by the coding sequence ATGTCCAGACGGCCAGTCGTTGTGAAGTTGAGAACGGGACTTCATGCCAGACCTGCGGCATTGTTTGTTCAAGAGGCAAATAAGTTTTCATCCGAAATCTTCGTGGAAAAGGATGAAAAGAAAGTGAATGCGAAAAGCATCATGGGAATTATGAGTCTCGCTATTAGCACTGGGACCGAGGTCTTCATTAGTGCAGAAGGTTCGGATGCCGAGCAGGCTGTAAACGCTTTAGTCACATTGGTTAGCAAAGAAGAATTGGAGAACCAATAA
- the gpmI gene encoding 2,3-bisphosphoglycerate-independent phosphoglycerate mutase, whose translation MSRPKPVALIILDGFGLRSDEQGNAVAHAKKPNYDRYWSTFPHTTLTACGEAVGLPEGQMGNSEVGHLNIGAGRTVYQDLTRISKSIRDGEFYDNETLIGAVRHAKTNGKKLHLYGLLSDGGVHSHIQHLFALLDLAKKEELEEVYIHAFLDGRDVAPDSAKKYMESLLAKIAEVGVGKIATVQGRYYAMDRDKRWERTEKSYRAMVYGEGPTYTDPMQAIIESYEKSVFDEFVMPTVIVGADNKPVGLVESGDAVVFFNFRPDRAIQLSQVFTNEDFRGFDRGDKVPTNLYYVCLTLFSESVDGFVAYKPKNLDNTLGEVLAQNNLKQLRIAETEKYPHVTFFFSGGRDVELPGETRILIPSPKVATYDLQPEMSAYEVAEAAVKEIEAERQDVIILNFANPDMVGHSGLLEPTVKAIEATDECLGKVVEAVLAKGGVVCITADHGNADVVTNPDGTRNTAHTTNPVPFIVTDKSVTLRDGGILADIAPTMLDFLQVKQPEQMTGSTIIKR comes from the coding sequence ATGTCCAGACCGAAACCGGTAGCGCTGATCATTCTGGACGGCTTCGGACTTCGTTCGGATGAACAGGGCAACGCTGTGGCTCATGCCAAAAAGCCCAACTATGACCGTTACTGGTCGACGTTCCCGCATACAACGCTTACTGCTTGCGGTGAAGCTGTAGGATTGCCGGAAGGCCAGATGGGGAACTCTGAAGTAGGGCATCTGAATATCGGTGCAGGTCGCACGGTATACCAGGACCTGACCCGGATCTCCAAATCGATTCGCGATGGTGAGTTCTACGACAACGAAACACTGATCGGTGCCGTTCGCCATGCGAAAACAAACGGTAAGAAGCTTCACCTGTACGGCTTGCTTTCGGACGGCGGCGTACACAGCCACATTCAGCATTTGTTCGCATTGCTGGATCTGGCTAAGAAAGAAGAATTGGAAGAAGTGTACATTCATGCGTTCCTGGACGGCCGCGACGTGGCTCCGGACTCCGCCAAGAAGTACATGGAGAGCCTGCTTGCCAAAATCGCCGAAGTAGGCGTAGGCAAAATCGCAACGGTTCAAGGCCGCTATTATGCGATGGACCGTGACAAGCGTTGGGAGCGTACCGAGAAGTCCTACAGAGCCATGGTGTATGGCGAAGGCCCGACGTACACAGATCCGATGCAAGCGATCATCGAGTCTTACGAGAAATCCGTTTTCGACGAATTCGTCATGCCGACGGTTATCGTAGGAGCGGACAACAAGCCAGTTGGTCTTGTGGAATCTGGAGACGCGGTTGTGTTCTTCAATTTCCGTCCTGACCGCGCGATCCAATTATCGCAGGTATTCACGAATGAAGACTTCCGCGGTTTCGACCGTGGAGACAAAGTGCCTACGAACCTGTACTACGTATGCTTGACGCTGTTCAGCGAGTCCGTGGATGGTTTCGTAGCGTATAAGCCTAAGAACTTAGATAACACGCTCGGGGAAGTGCTGGCTCAGAACAATCTGAAGCAGCTTCGCATTGCCGAGACGGAGAAATACCCGCACGTTACTTTCTTCTTCAGCGGCGGACGTGATGTCGAGCTTCCAGGCGAGACGCGCATTCTCATTCCTTCGCCAAAGGTCGCTACTTACGACCTGCAGCCGGAAATGAGCGCTTATGAAGTGGCTGAAGCTGCGGTAAAAGAAATCGAAGCTGAGCGTCAAGATGTGATCATCTTGAACTTTGCGAACCCTGACATGGTAGGTCATTCCGGTCTTCTGGAGCCGACAGTCAAAGCGATTGAAGCTACGGACGAGTGCCTGGGCAAAGTCGTTGAAGCTGTTTTGGCAAAAGGCGGCGTTGTATGCATCACAGCCGACCATGGTAATGCAGACGTTGTTACCAACCCGGACGGCACGCGCAACACGGCTCATACGACGAATCCGGTGCCATTTATTGTCACGGACAAATCTGTTACACTAAGAGACGGCGGAATTTTGGCGGATATTGCCCCTACGATGCTGGATTTCCTGCAAGTGAAACAACCGGAGCAAATGACCGGTTCTACGATCATTAAGCGATAA
- a CDS encoding gluconeogenesis factor YvcK family protein, with translation MKREDTQRTPSIVVIGGGTGLSVMLRGLKEKPVDITAIVTVADDGGSSGILRSELQMPPPGDIRNVLTALADVEPLMSLILQYRFQNGTGLAGHSLGNLILAALTDITGDFVTAVKEMNRVFAVKGRVLPAASQAIVLKAEMEDGSVVEGESKIPKALGRIKRVSIEPPDVTPLEEAIRAIRKADAILVGPGSLYTSILPNLLVPQVAEEIVKSDAVKMFICNVMTQPGETDDYSVSDHLGAIHEHLGHHLFDYVIVNNGEIPPQVQAKYAEKGAKAVHLDLDEVTKRGYRVIADRLVLFRTYLRHDAEKLSDHIYQLVESWMLRKR, from the coding sequence ATGAAAAGAGAAGATACACAGCGCACTCCGAGCATTGTCGTCATCGGCGGGGGCACCGGGCTGTCGGTCATGCTTCGCGGGCTGAAGGAAAAGCCCGTTGACATCACGGCCATTGTTACGGTAGCTGATGACGGCGGCAGTTCGGGTATACTACGTTCAGAGCTGCAGATGCCGCCGCCTGGTGATATTCGCAACGTGCTAACCGCATTAGCAGATGTGGAGCCCCTGATGTCACTGATCTTACAGTATCGGTTTCAAAACGGTACAGGACTCGCCGGGCATTCACTCGGCAATCTCATCCTTGCCGCTCTAACGGACATTACGGGTGACTTTGTCACCGCCGTGAAAGAGATGAACCGTGTATTCGCGGTCAAAGGAAGAGTGCTTCCGGCTGCCAGCCAGGCTATTGTGCTGAAGGCGGAGATGGAAGATGGTTCCGTGGTGGAAGGGGAGTCGAAGATTCCCAAGGCGCTCGGACGGATTAAGCGTGTTTCCATCGAGCCGCCTGATGTGACTCCTTTGGAAGAAGCCATCCGCGCCATTCGCAAAGCGGATGCGATTCTGGTTGGTCCTGGCAGCTTGTATACGAGCATTCTTCCTAATTTGCTCGTTCCTCAGGTTGCAGAGGAAATTGTGAAATCGGATGCAGTGAAAATGTTCATTTGCAACGTGATGACGCAGCCTGGTGAGACGGATGATTACTCGGTCAGCGATCATTTAGGTGCGATTCACGAGCACTTGGGGCATCATTTATTTGATTATGTCATTGTGAATAATGGAGAAATACCCCCACAGGTACAGGCTAAATATGCAGAGAAGGGCGCCAAAGCCGTTCATCTGGATCTGGATGAAGTAACCAAACGGGGCTATCGTGTCATAGCGGACCGGTTGGTACTGTTCCGTACCTACCTGCGTCACGATGCTGAGAAGCTGAGTGACCATATTTATCAGCTTGTTGAAAGCTGGATGTTAAGGAAGAGGTGA
- the gap gene encoding type I glyceraldehyde-3-phosphate dehydrogenase, with protein sequence MVKVGINGFGRIGRNVFRAALNSSEVQIVAVNDLTDVKTLAHLLKYDTTHGKLDATVEAGEGELIVNGRSIKVFAERDPGNLPWASVGAEIVVESTGIFTAKDKASLHLKGGAKKVIISAPATDEDITIVLGVNEDKYDPAQHTIISNASCTTNCLAPFAKVINDQFGIIKGMMTTVHSYTNDQSVLDVPHKDLRRARAAAENIIPSSTGAAKAIGLVLPELKGKLNGMAMRVPTPNVSVTDLVVETKVNVTVDEVNAALKAAAEGPLKGILNYSDEPLVSSDYNGDPASSTIDALSTMVVGDNMLKVVSWYDNEWGYSNRVVNLAAYIASKGL encoded by the coding sequence ATGGTAAAAGTAGGTATTAACGGTTTCGGACGTATTGGACGTAACGTATTTCGCGCAGCTTTGAACAGCTCCGAAGTACAAATCGTTGCAGTTAACGATTTGACAGATGTAAAAACATTGGCTCACTTGCTGAAATATGACACAACTCACGGTAAGCTTGACGCCACGGTTGAAGCTGGCGAAGGCGAATTGATCGTAAACGGTCGTTCCATTAAAGTATTTGCTGAGCGCGACCCTGGAAACCTTCCTTGGGCATCCGTTGGCGCAGAAATCGTAGTTGAATCTACTGGTATCTTCACAGCGAAAGACAAAGCTTCCCTTCACTTGAAAGGCGGCGCTAAGAAAGTTATCATCTCCGCTCCTGCTACAGACGAGGATATCACAATCGTTCTTGGCGTTAACGAAGATAAATACGATCCAGCTCAACACACAATTATCTCCAACGCTTCTTGCACAACAAACTGCTTGGCTCCATTTGCAAAAGTAATCAACGATCAATTCGGAATCATTAAAGGTATGATGACAACTGTTCACTCCTACACAAATGACCAATCCGTACTTGACGTTCCTCATAAAGACCTTCGCCGTGCTCGCGCAGCAGCTGAGAACATCATTCCTTCCAGCACTGGCGCAGCAAAAGCAATCGGTCTGGTTCTGCCTGAACTGAAAGGCAAATTGAACGGTATGGCAATGCGCGTTCCTACTCCTAACGTTTCCGTAACGGATCTAGTTGTAGAAACTAAAGTAAACGTAACTGTTGACGAAGTAAACGCAGCTCTGAAAGCAGCAGCTGAAGGTCCTTTGAAAGGAATCCTTAACTACTCCGATGAGCCGCTTGTTTCCAGCGACTACAACGGCGACCCAGCTTCCTCCACAATCGATGCTCTGTCCACGATGGTAGTTGGCGACAACATGCTGAAAGTGGTTTCCTGGTACGATAACGAGTGGGGCTACTCCAACCGTGTCGTTAACCTTGCTGCATACATCGCAAGCAAAGGTTTGTAA
- a CDS encoding ROK family glucokinase produces the protein MSNQIYIGVDLGGTNIKVGICDEQGNLLHTYEGPTGAEEGPDAVLGRIAQYVRKIVEDSPYEWEQVAGIGAGLAGFLDIQEGVVKFSPNLQWRNVEAKRTLEALLGKPVKIDNDANVAALGEAWAGAGAGVPNIVCYTLGTGVGGGIIINGKIYQGSNGMAGELGHMAIVPDIEAINCGCGQVGCLETVSSATGIIRMAKEAVERGEHTSLALHENMEAKHVFDAAKSGDEVALRIVNRAAYYLGRSMASISIVLNPKRFVIGGGVSKAGEILFAPIRETFKKYTPEVAAEGVEIVAATLGNDAGVVGAAGLNLR, from the coding sequence ATGTCAAATCAGATTTATATCGGTGTGGATTTAGGCGGTACCAATATTAAGGTCGGCATTTGTGACGAGCAGGGTAATCTGCTGCACACTTATGAGGGACCTACGGGAGCGGAAGAAGGACCGGATGCCGTTCTAGGTCGGATCGCTCAGTACGTGCGTAAAATTGTCGAAGATTCTCCTTATGAGTGGGAGCAAGTTGCTGGTATTGGTGCAGGCCTGGCAGGCTTTCTGGATATCCAGGAGGGTGTTGTCAAATTTTCGCCGAACCTGCAATGGCGTAATGTCGAGGCCAAGCGCACGTTGGAAGCTTTACTTGGCAAACCGGTAAAAATCGATAATGATGCCAATGTTGCTGCACTCGGAGAAGCGTGGGCTGGAGCGGGAGCCGGTGTGCCTAACATCGTCTGCTACACGCTGGGAACAGGCGTAGGCGGAGGTATTATTATTAATGGTAAGATCTATCAAGGTTCTAACGGTATGGCGGGCGAGCTTGGACATATGGCTATTGTTCCGGATATCGAAGCGATCAACTGCGGTTGCGGTCAAGTCGGCTGTCTTGAGACGGTTTCATCCGCTACGGGCATTATTCGTATGGCGAAGGAAGCGGTTGAACGCGGCGAGCATACCTCTCTTGCACTTCATGAGAACATGGAAGCGAAGCATGTGTTTGATGCTGCCAAATCGGGAGATGAGGTTGCGCTGCGCATTGTGAACCGTGCCGCCTACTACTTAGGCCGTTCCATGGCTTCTATTTCCATTGTGCTTAATCCAAAAAGATTCGTAATTGGTGGAGGCGTATCCAAAGCAGGAGAGATTCTGTTTGCGCCCATCCGCGAGACGTTTAAAAAATATACGCCGGAGGTTGCTGCAGAAGGTGTAGAGATTGTGGCTGCAACCCTGGGCAACGATGCAGGCGTCGTCGGCGCTGCCGGTTTGAATTTGCGTTAA
- the tpiA gene encoding triose-phosphate isomerase, which yields MSRTPIIAGNWKMFKTVSEATSFINEVKGAAEVAGVESVICSPYTNLPALVEAVKGTALHIGAQNLHFEDNGAYTGEISGVMLKELGVEYVIIGHSERRAYFGETDEIVNKKVTAAFKHGLKPILCVGEKLEEREAGQTKEVCKVQTEAAFQGLSAEQAAQVVIAYEPIWAIGTGKSSTAADAQDVIGYIRELVSGLYGASVADAVRIQYGGSVKPNNIAEYMAQPDIDGALVGGASLEPASYIQLVQGAK from the coding sequence ATGAGCAGAACCCCCATTATCGCAGGTAACTGGAAAATGTTCAAAACCGTTAGCGAAGCGACAAGCTTCATTAACGAGGTAAAAGGCGCAGCGGAAGTTGCAGGCGTAGAGAGCGTAATCTGCTCTCCTTACACGAATCTTCCGGCACTTGTTGAAGCTGTGAAAGGCACTGCGCTGCATATCGGCGCGCAAAACCTTCACTTCGAAGACAACGGTGCTTACACAGGCGAAATCAGCGGCGTGATGCTGAAAGAGCTTGGCGTTGAGTATGTGATCATCGGACATTCCGAACGTAGAGCTTACTTTGGCGAGACAGACGAGATCGTCAACAAGAAGGTAACTGCGGCGTTCAAGCACGGCTTGAAGCCGATCCTTTGCGTAGGTGAGAAGCTGGAAGAGCGCGAAGCAGGTCAAACCAAAGAAGTTTGCAAAGTACAAACAGAAGCAGCTTTCCAAGGTCTGAGCGCGGAGCAAGCAGCTCAAGTTGTCATCGCGTACGAGCCAATCTGGGCGATCGGCACTGGCAAATCTTCCACTGCGGCAGATGCACAGGACGTTATCGGCTACATTCGCGAGCTTGTAAGCGGTCTGTACGGCGCTTCCGTTGCAGATGCAGTTCGCATCCAATACGGCGGCAGCGTGAAGCCGAACAACATTGCCGAGTACATGGCACAGCCTGACATCGACGGTGCGCTTGTAGGCGGAGCGAGCTTGGAGCCTGCTTCCTACATCCAATTGGTTCAGGGGGCGAAGTAA
- a CDS encoding sugar-binding transcriptional regulator, with product MREILDIQKQLLPDLMDVMKKRYSILRHILVSGVVGRRTLASSLDMTERVLRGEVDFLKEQGLLETDASGMKISESGRQLLEKMEPLIKVAFGLTDLEERIAEAFGLIHVVVVPGDSDNSSFTKKELGRAGAAALRKFVVKDDVIAVTGGSTMAQVAHHMSISSRMKGSWFVPARGGLGESVDMQANTIASTMAKKTGGKYRLLHVPDHLGEEAYQTLMQDPQIQEVVDVVRKCRIVVHGIGDAMVMARRRKVDQDTTRSLQAEGALAEAFGYYFDRQGNVVHKMPTVGLRLDDIQKTEVVIGVAGGKSKGEAIASVLRHGQEDVLVTDEAAALEMMKHAVSRPS from the coding sequence ATGAGAGAAATCCTTGACATTCAGAAGCAGCTCCTGCCGGATCTGATGGATGTAATGAAGAAGCGGTACTCGATTCTCAGGCACATTCTTGTATCGGGTGTTGTCGGCAGAAGAACGCTCGCCAGTTCGCTGGATATGACGGAGCGAGTGCTGCGTGGAGAAGTTGATTTTCTCAAGGAGCAAGGTCTTTTGGAGACGGATGCCTCCGGGATGAAGATCAGCGAATCAGGCCGTCAGCTCTTGGAGAAGATGGAGCCGCTCATTAAGGTGGCCTTCGGGCTAACCGACCTTGAGGAAAGAATCGCAGAAGCTTTCGGATTGATTCATGTCGTTGTTGTTCCAGGTGATTCCGACAATTCCTCATTTACGAAGAAGGAGCTTGGCCGGGCAGGGGCGGCAGCGTTAAGGAAGTTTGTCGTTAAGGACGACGTAATTGCTGTGACAGGCGGTTCAACCATGGCTCAGGTCGCACATCACATGTCGATATCCTCTCGGATGAAGGGCAGCTGGTTCGTACCTGCCAGAGGTGGACTCGGAGAAAGCGTCGATATGCAGGCCAATACGATTGCCTCGACGATGGCGAAGAAGACTGGCGGTAAATATCGGCTACTGCATGTTCCTGATCATCTGGGTGAGGAAGCGTATCAAACCTTGATGCAGGACCCGCAGATTCAAGAGGTTGTCGATGTTGTTCGCAAATGCCGCATCGTCGTTCATGGAATCGGAGATGCTATGGTCATGGCTCGCAGACGCAAGGTCGATCAAGACACAACGCGCAGCCTGCAAGCCGAGGGAGCATTAGCGGAAGCGTTCGGGTATTATTTTGACAGGCAAGGCAATGTGGTGCATAAGATGCCTACCGTGGGACTGAGGCTGGATGATATTCAGAAGACTGAAGTTGTTATCGGAGTGGCAGGCGGCAAGAGCAAGGGGGAAGCGATTGCTTCCGTGCTTCGTCATGGGCAGGAAGACGTGCTTGTAACGGATGAAGCAGCAGCACTGGAAATGATGAAACATGCTGTGAGCAGGCCATCTTGA
- the clpP gene encoding ATP-dependent Clp endopeptidase proteolytic subunit ClpP: MSFIPMVVEQDARGERGYDIYSRLLKDRIIFLGTGVNDVVANSIIAQLLFLAAQDPDKDISLYINSPGGSITAGMAIYDTMQFIKPDVSTICVGMAASMGAFLLTAGAKGKRYALPNSEVMIHQPLGGAEGQASDIEIRAKRILKMRDNLNKILAERSGQPLERIEKDTDRDYFMSAAEAAEYGLIDKVIERV, translated from the coding sequence ATGAGTTTTATCCCTATGGTCGTCGAACAGGACGCTCGCGGTGAAAGAGGCTATGACATTTATTCCCGCTTGCTGAAGGACAGAATTATCTTCCTTGGTACAGGCGTGAATGACGTTGTTGCCAATTCCATTATTGCTCAACTTCTTTTCCTTGCTGCTCAAGATCCTGACAAAGATATTAGCCTGTACATCAACAGCCCTGGCGGATCGATCACTGCAGGTATGGCCATCTATGATACGATGCAATTCATTAAGCCTGACGTATCTACGATTTGCGTAGGGATGGCGGCATCTATGGGCGCGTTCTTGCTAACAGCCGGCGCCAAAGGCAAACGTTACGCGCTGCCTAACAGTGAAGTTATGATTCACCAGCCGCTCGGCGGTGCCGAAGGGCAAGCCTCCGACATCGAGATCCGCGCAAAGCGTATTCTCAAGATGCGCGACAACTTGAACAAAATTCTCGCAGAGCGCAGCGGCCAGCCACTCGAGCGTATTGAGAAAGATACCGACCGCGACTACTTCATGAGCGCAGCCGAAGCAGCCGAATACGGACTTATCGATAAAGTCATCGAGCGCGTGTAA
- the whiA gene encoding DNA-binding protein WhiA codes for MSFAAQTKKELTLIETESCCEKAELSALIRMNGTVQLSNQRVILDISTENAAIARRIYTLLKKRYQLHTELLVRKKMRLKKNNVYIVRVPAQVQELLSDLKIVSEGFLFTPGIEREIIRGNCCKRAYLRGAFMAGGSVNNPEGSSYHLEIASIYEEHCKSLCQLANRFDLNARFIERKKGFVLYIKEGEKIIEFLSLIGAHQALLRFEDVRIMKDMRNSVNRIVNCETANLNKTIGAAVRQIDNIRLLQREVGLENLPEKLREVAEIRLQHPDMNLKEVGDMLKGSVSKSGVNHRLRKIDELAEKLRNS; via the coding sequence TTGTCCTTTGCGGCACAAACAAAGAAGGAACTAACCCTAATTGAAACGGAATCATGCTGCGAGAAGGCGGAGCTGTCCGCGCTTATTCGGATGAACGGTACCGTTCAGCTCTCCAATCAACGTGTGATCCTGGATATTTCAACGGAGAACGCCGCCATTGCAAGGAGAATCTATACCCTCCTGAAAAAGAGGTATCAGCTTCATACTGAGCTTCTTGTACGCAAGAAGATGCGCCTCAAGAAGAACAACGTATACATCGTCAGAGTGCCGGCACAAGTACAGGAGCTGCTAAGCGACCTGAAAATCGTATCCGAGGGATTCTTGTTTACTCCAGGAATTGAGAGAGAGATTATACGGGGCAATTGCTGTAAACGCGCTTATCTGCGCGGTGCCTTCATGGCCGGCGGCTCTGTCAATAACCCGGAAGGCTCTTCCTATCACTTGGAAATAGCCTCCATTTACGAAGAGCATTGCAAGTCATTATGCCAGCTTGCTAACAGGTTCGATTTGAACGCCCGATTTATTGAACGTAAGAAAGGTTTTGTCCTCTACATCAAGGAAGGCGAGAAGATTATTGAATTTCTAAGTCTTATTGGAGCTCACCAAGCGCTCCTTCGTTTTGAAGATGTTCGTATTATGAAGGATATGCGGAATTCCGTGAATCGTATCGTCAACTGTGAGACGGCGAATCTAAACAAGACAATCGGCGCAGCTGTGAGACAGATTGACAACATTCGTCTGCTTCAGAGGGAAGTAGGACTTGAGAACCTTCCGGAGAAGCTTCGTGAAGTCGCGGAGATTAGATTGCAGCACCCGGACATGAATCTGAAGGAAGTAGGCGATATGTTAAAGGGGAGTGTCAGCAAATCCGGAGTCAATCATCGCCTGCGAAAAATAGATGAATTAGCCGAAAAACTTAGAAATTCGTAA
- a CDS encoding stalk domain-containing protein: MKLYKKELTLLLTLLMMLMSVVAAPAAGAVSASASMILLYLDKTEAFVNDEQYELSSPATIIDGSTFVPAKFLGDSMGFKVEWNDVTRTIHLSPPGYEIDMDVDNKKVTINGAEIPFDSVAAIVNGSLLVKLTWVADYMGAKYSYNEEFRRVEIIHFPTPEGIYVDQDSNSRPVAKFTTGKASYRLGEPVKYIDLSYDPDAEGLISYDWKGNKEVFFQPGKYPVTLTVTDTHGHVSKEFKSYVNVVDEPYLSEFEYPIYNKPVGSSIKADWGIIWSHFNKMPELSKKVTEVTDRTLLLSDSPEEFTEQGILYQDQINGKARLYADHINGTGKKMTMAIFATNNTDKPVTITTTNKGEVWPSVYANLIGSEASVDFLLNNVYDQKLTVPPHQSYVYAKLPDFYPGQGVNLFYDLETDGELQMSFVVAEKLTPTTLQQLHQLPYTGHVRGTFPISELQWNINATNFSKTSVVTIGDNKSDPFVKGYDVARKENVENGGNYGVVYKIHADKPRKMAVMMMAKGGVFKGPFKVNGEMIPVPYSGVVTAFDGVTLLARTTGDEDALDIEFTPPAGSAFPIDLIFYPLEDKK, encoded by the coding sequence ATGAAACTGTACAAGAAAGAATTAACCCTGCTGCTGACATTGCTTATGATGTTGATGAGCGTCGTTGCAGCGCCTGCAGCAGGAGCTGTCTCCGCCAGCGCCTCAATGATTTTGCTGTACTTGGACAAGACAGAAGCATTTGTAAACGATGAGCAGTACGAACTTAGCTCGCCAGCTACCATTATTGATGGAAGCACCTTTGTTCCGGCGAAATTCTTGGGCGATTCCATGGGCTTCAAGGTGGAGTGGAACGACGTTACACGTACGATTCACTTATCCCCGCCCGGATACGAAATCGATATGGATGTTGATAATAAAAAAGTGACGATTAACGGTGCGGAAATCCCGTTTGACTCCGTGGCTGCGATTGTTAATGGCAGCTTGCTTGTGAAGCTCACATGGGTCGCCGATTATATGGGGGCTAAGTATTCGTATAATGAAGAGTTTCGCCGTGTCGAAATTATTCACTTTCCTACACCGGAAGGGATCTATGTAGACCAGGACAGTAATTCCAGACCTGTTGCTAAGTTTACAACCGGTAAAGCATCCTATCGTCTTGGAGAGCCCGTCAAATATATTGATTTGAGCTACGATCCAGATGCAGAGGGTCTAATCTCATATGATTGGAAAGGGAATAAAGAAGTCTTTTTTCAACCAGGAAAGTACCCGGTGACGTTGACGGTTACCGATACGCACGGGCATGTCAGTAAAGAATTCAAGAGCTACGTCAATGTTGTGGATGAGCCCTACTTAAGTGAGTTCGAGTATCCGATTTACAACAAGCCTGTCGGCAGCTCCATTAAGGCGGATTGGGGCATCATTTGGTCTCATTTTAACAAAATGCCTGAGCTTAGTAAGAAAGTAACCGAGGTTACAGATAGAACGCTGCTTCTTAGTGACAGTCCTGAAGAATTTACAGAGCAGGGGATTCTATATCAAGATCAAATCAATGGCAAAGCAAGACTGTACGCAGACCATATTAACGGTACCGGGAAAAAGATGACGATGGCGATCTTTGCCACGAATAACACAGATAAACCGGTCACGATTACCACAACAAACAAAGGGGAAGTATGGCCATCCGTATACGCCAACTTAATCGGCAGTGAAGCGTCCGTAGATTTCCTGCTGAACAATGTGTATGATCAGAAGCTAACGGTTCCTCCGCATCAATCTTACGTGTATGCCAAACTGCCGGATTTTTATCCAGGTCAAGGTGTCAATCTGTTCTATGACTTGGAGACAGACGGTGAGCTGCAAATGTCCTTCGTCGTTGCGGAGAAGCTGACTCCAACTACACTGCAGCAGCTTCATCAGCTGCCTTACACCGGCCATGTTCGCGGGACGTTCCCAATATCGGAGTTACAGTGGAATATTAATGCGACCAATTTCTCGAAAACGTCCGTGGTCACCATTGGTGACAATAAGTCCGATCCTTTTGTAAAGGGCTATGACGTTGCGCGTAAGGAGAATGTTGAGAATGGCGGTAACTACGGCGTCGTGTATAAAATCCATGCAGACAAACCGCGGAAAATGGCGGTCATGATGATGGCCAAAGGCGGCGTGTTCAAGGGACCGTTTAAAGTGAATGGCGAAATGATCCCAGTACCTTATTCCGGGGTTGTTACAGCCTTTGACGGAGTCACGCTCCTGGCCCGGACAACGGGAGACGAGGATGCGCTCGATATTGAATTTACACCTCCTGCGGGATCGGCATTCCCGATTGATTTGATCTTTTATCCGCTGGAAGATAAAAAGTAA